From one Acidimicrobiales bacterium genomic stretch:
- a CDS encoding HDOD domain-containing protein, whose amino-acid sequence MARIDVAAQLTNMPAQPFAAMLILRLVDDPDASPAQLARLVEMDPVLAARVMRLANSPATGVRSGVNSAARAVILLGFSAVRAIAAAAASCLLSEEVDLGPVDYWAHSVTVGAAASVAAEVLGVAQNESFSAGLLHDIGSALLHRADPARYVDISANRGTRTLGDAEREAFGVSHAEAGADALGLWHFPTSFVDAVATHHCSVSGASPLAQAVILGEALAERVEPVRRGENVLRLEDVLRDLGLSPALRPTLLSRTRSEIQGIRTFLEAR is encoded by the coding sequence ATGGCACGTATTGACGTCGCGGCCCAGCTCACGAACATGCCGGCACAGCCGTTCGCGGCGATGCTCATCCTCCGCCTCGTCGACGACCCGGACGCCTCTCCCGCGCAACTCGCGCGGCTGGTCGAGATGGACCCCGTGCTCGCGGCGCGGGTGATGAGGCTCGCCAACTCTCCTGCCACCGGCGTGCGCAGCGGTGTGAACTCGGCGGCGCGCGCCGTGATCCTGCTCGGCTTCTCAGCGGTGCGGGCGATCGCCGCCGCCGCAGCGTCGTGCCTGCTCTCAGAGGAGGTCGACCTCGGCCCCGTGGACTACTGGGCGCACTCGGTTACCGTCGGCGCGGCCGCCTCGGTCGCCGCCGAGGTACTCGGGGTCGCCCAGAACGAGTCCTTCAGCGCCGGGTTGCTGCACGACATCGGGAGCGCCCTGCTGCACCGCGCCGACCCGGCGCGTTACGTCGACATCAGTGCGAACCGCGGCACCCGCACCCTCGGCGATGCCGAGCGGGAGGCCTTCGGGGTGAGCCACGCCGAAGCGGGTGCCGACGCCCTCGGCCTCTGGCACTTCCCGACGAGCTTCGTCGACGCCGTCGCCACGCACCATTGCTCGGTCTCCGGCGCGAGCCCGCTCGCACAGGCGGTGATCCTCGGTGAGGCGCTCGCCGAGCGGGTCGAGCCGGTGCGGCGTGGCGAGAACGTCCTGCGTCTCGAGGACGTGCTCCGCGACCTCGGACTCTCGCCGGCGCTGCGACCGACGCTGCTCAGCCGGACGCGCTCGGAGATCCAGGGCATCCGCACCTTCCTCGAGGCCAGGTGA